Genomic segment of Streptomyces longhuiensis:
TCGCCCGCCATGAGGGGCATGGGGAAGACGAGACGCATGGTGTCCATGGGGCTGGTCGGGGCGGCACTCGCCCTGGCGTTCGCTCCGGCGGGTCCGGCGCAGGCCGACGGTGCGCAGGCCGCCGGTTCACAGGCAGACGCCGCGAAAGCCGGTGGAGGGCACGCGCAGGTGCAGCCGCATTGGGCGCTGAAGGAATCCGGCACGGACGCGCGGTTCCGAGGGCTTGCCGCCGTGAGCCGCGACGCGGCCTGGGTGGCCGGGAGCAAGGGCACGGTGCTCCGCACCTCGGACGGCGGCGCCCACTGGCGGAACGTGTCCCCGCCCGGCGCGGGCGAGCTGGAGTTCCGTGACATCGAGGCCTTCGACGGCCGGCGTGCGGTCGTCCTCGCGATCGGTGAGGGCGACGCCTCACGGGTGTTCCGCACGGACGACGGCGGGGCCACCTGGACCGAGTCCTTCCGCAACCCCGACCCGAAGGCGTTCTACGACTGCCTGACGTTCTTCGACGCGCGCCACGGCCTCGCGATGAGCGACCCCGTCGACGGCAAGTACCGGATCCTGTCCACGCGCGACGGAGGACGCTCCTGGCGCGTCCTGCCCAGCGACGGCATGCCCGCGGCGCAGGAGGGCGAGGCAGGGTTCGCGGCGAGCGGCCAGTGCCTGGTCAGCTCCGGCCCGCGCGACGTGTGGCTGGCCACCGGCGGTGCAGCACGCGCGCGCGTGCTGCACTCGTCGGACCGTGGCCTGACCTGGCGGGCGACCGACGCCCCGATCCCGGCGGGCGACCCGGCGCGCGGCGTCTTCGGCCTCGCGTTCCGCGACCGTACGCACGGCATCGCGGTCGGCGGCGACTACCGCGCGGACCAGGCGTCGCCCCGGGCCTCGGCCACGACGCGCGACGGCGGCCGCACCTGGACGGCGTCCGCCGCCCCCGTCCCCGCCTACCGCTCGGGCGTCAGCTGGCTCCCGCACAGCCGCACGAGCGCCCTGGCGGTCGGCCCGACGGGGACCGACCTCACGCTCGACGCGGGCCGCACCTGGCGCACCGTCGACACGGGCTCGTACGACACGGTGGACTGCACGCACGACGGCGCGTGCTGGGCCTCGGGCGAGAAGGGACGCGTAGCCCGGCTGGAACGGTGACCGGGGGCCGGAGCCGACTAGCCGGCCAACTGCTGCCGGAATCGGGCCAGTTCGGGCGCCGTCTTCGTCGCGATGAACTCCGTGACGCGGTACGCGCACACGTCGCCGGTGACGAAGGGGTCGGCCGCCGTGATCTTCTCGATCTGCGTGCGGTCGTCCCCGACGGCGAGGATGATCCCGCCGTCGCGCGGGTTCTTGCGGCCGGAGGCGATGAAGACACCGGCTTCGTACTGCTCGTCGAGCCAGGCGACGTGCGCTTCGAGAAGCGGGTCGACGCGCTCGACCGGGGCCGTGTAGGTCAGCTCAAGTACAAACATGATCGCCAGGCTACCCGTGGCCCGCCGGCGCCCCCGACCTATGGTGGTCGCCATCATGAGCCACCAACAGATCCCTGCCGACTGGCCCACCGACGAGCGCTCCGCACGCGCGGTCCAGGACGAACTGCGCGCCCGCGTCGTCCTCGACGAGCCGGGGCCCCCGCCCGGTACCGGATTCGTCACCGGTGTCGACGTGGCCTACGACGACGAGCGCGACCTCGTCGCCGCGGCGGCCGTCGTGCTCGACGCGGCGACCCTCGACGTCGTGGAGGAGGCCACCACCGTCGGCCGGATCTCCTTCCCGTACGTGCCGGGCCTGCTGGCCTTCCGGGAGATCCCGACCGTCGTCGCCGCCCTGGAGAAGCTCAACTCCCGCCCCGGGCTCGTCGTCTGCGACGGGTACGGCCTGGCCCACCCGCGCCGCTTCGGCCTCGCCAGCCACCTCGGTGTCCTGACGGGACTGCCCACGATCGGCGTCGCGAAGAACCCGTTCACCTTCACGCACGAGGAGCCGGACGCTGCGCGCGGCAGCACGGCGCCCCTGCTGGACGGCGACGAGGAGGTC
This window contains:
- a CDS encoding WD40/YVTN/BNR-like repeat-containing protein, translating into MGKTRRMVSMGLVGAALALAFAPAGPAQADGAQAAGSQADAAKAGGGHAQVQPHWALKESGTDARFRGLAAVSRDAAWVAGSKGTVLRTSDGGAHWRNVSPPGAGELEFRDIEAFDGRRAVVLAIGEGDASRVFRTDDGGATWTESFRNPDPKAFYDCLTFFDARHGLAMSDPVDGKYRILSTRDGGRSWRVLPSDGMPAAQEGEAGFAASGQCLVSSGPRDVWLATGGAARARVLHSSDRGLTWRATDAPIPAGDPARGVFGLAFRDRTHGIAVGGDYRADQASPRASATTRDGGRTWTASAAPVPAYRSGVSWLPHSRTSALAVGPTGTDLTLDAGRTWRTVDTGSYDTVDCTHDGACWASGEKGRVARLER
- a CDS encoding YciI family protein, which translates into the protein MFVLELTYTAPVERVDPLLEAHVAWLDEQYEAGVFIASGRKNPRDGGIILAVGDDRTQIEKITAADPFVTGDVCAYRVTEFIATKTAPELARFRQQLAG
- the nfi gene encoding deoxyribonuclease V (cleaves DNA at apurinic or apyrimidinic sites) — translated: MSHQQIPADWPTDERSARAVQDELRARVVLDEPGPPPGTGFVTGVDVAYDDERDLVAAAAVVLDAATLDVVEEATTVGRISFPYVPGLLAFREIPTVVAALEKLNSRPGLVVCDGYGLAHPRRFGLASHLGVLTGLPTIGVAKNPFTFTHEEPDAARGSTAPLLDGDEEVGRALRTRDGVKPVYVSVGHRASLDTACAHTLSLTPNYRQPETTRRADALCRRALAEAQEKVTRP